One window of the Longimicrobium terrae genome contains the following:
- a CDS encoding CopD family protein produces the protein MERTQPANGDTVRAALSVVSVRFSRPVNASLTTLTLLRDGAAVPAPAVRMVDSAGHEFALDTGPLAAGSYVARWRTAGADGHVLNGSFTFVVQAEPATALPADTAVAADTANPDAAAASATAAPGTPPAEVAGAVTAAEPGSTGVSSSEADSPLAVAMRWVWFVALLGMIGVPAFRFGVLMRIARDPAHLATAARAELGLGFIALAAASLSVVALCGRLLLQASALGLTEQGWSGASLDRLLLGTGWGLAWVLQAIATLAFAAGMLIVRAPYGRAAGWMGAGGSVILLSAVPALSGHAAAVERVTGIAILADALHVLGAGVWLGSLAMLLAVGVPAAFAGGGDAEGSVAAMARAFSRMALVAASTVAVTGVISSLFHIDHGADLWGTTWGRVLLLKVAILIGVAALGSHNWKKVVPAMGGADGTRRLQRSSRAELGLAALVLLVTAILVALPTP, from the coding sequence GTGGAGCGCACGCAACCCGCCAACGGCGACACCGTCCGCGCGGCTTTGTCCGTGGTGAGCGTCCGCTTCTCGCGCCCGGTGAACGCCTCGCTCACCACCCTCACGCTGCTGCGCGACGGGGCCGCCGTTCCCGCGCCCGCGGTGCGCATGGTGGACAGCGCCGGCCACGAGTTCGCGCTCGACACGGGCCCGCTCGCCGCCGGATCGTACGTGGCGCGATGGAGGACGGCGGGCGCGGACGGCCACGTGCTGAACGGCTCGTTCACCTTTGTCGTCCAGGCGGAGCCCGCCACCGCGCTCCCCGCGGACACGGCCGTCGCGGCGGATACGGCGAACCCCGACGCGGCCGCCGCTTCCGCCACGGCCGCTCCGGGAACTCCTCCCGCCGAGGTGGCGGGCGCGGTGACGGCGGCGGAGCCGGGAAGCACGGGCGTGTCGTCGTCCGAGGCGGATTCGCCGCTGGCCGTCGCGATGCGCTGGGTGTGGTTCGTGGCGCTTCTGGGGATGATCGGCGTGCCCGCGTTCCGCTTCGGCGTGCTGATGCGCATCGCGCGCGACCCCGCGCACCTGGCCACGGCGGCGCGCGCGGAGCTGGGGCTGGGCTTCATCGCGCTCGCGGCGGCGTCGCTTTCCGTGGTGGCGCTGTGCGGGCGGCTGCTGCTGCAGGCCTCCGCGCTGGGGCTCACGGAGCAGGGGTGGAGCGGCGCCAGCCTGGACCGGCTGCTGCTGGGCACCGGGTGGGGGCTGGCGTGGGTGCTTCAGGCCATTGCCACGCTGGCGTTCGCGGCGGGAATGCTGATCGTGCGGGCGCCGTACGGACGCGCGGCGGGGTGGATGGGCGCGGGCGGAAGCGTGATCCTGCTGTCCGCCGTTCCCGCCCTTTCCGGCCACGCGGCGGCCGTGGAGCGGGTGACGGGAATCGCCATTCTGGCCGATGCGCTGCACGTGCTGGGCGCGGGCGTGTGGCTGGGATCACTGGCCATGCTGCTGGCGGTGGGCGTACCCGCGGCGTTCGCGGGCGGCGGCGACGCGGAGGGCTCGGTGGCGGCGATGGCGCGCGCGTTCTCGCGGATGGCCCTGGTGGCGGCCTCCACGGTTGCCGTCACGGGCGTGATCAGTTCGCTCTTTCACATCGATCACGGCGCGGACCTGTGGGGCACCACCTGGGGCCGCGTGCTGCTGCTGAAGGTGGCGATCCTGATCGGCGTGGCGGCGCTGGGCTCGCACAACTGGAAGAAGGTCGTGCCCGCGATGGGGGGCGCGGACGGAACGCGCCGCCTTCAGCGCTCCTCCCGCGCGGAGCTGGGCCTGGCCGCCCTCGTCCTCCTGGTGACCGCCATCCTGGTCGCCCTCCCCACGCCCTGA
- a CDS encoding DUF4259 domain-containing protein — translation MGAWGAGVFDNDDAVDWLADLAGSKDPNALDAALSGAAAESVEAPAASVALAAAEVVAALNNHPAADLPGEIEDWIAGASPLPSPELTGRAHAAVERVRTDSELRELWEETDPTEWFAHVNDLLRRLA, via the coding sequence ATGGGTGCGTGGGGAGCCGGAGTGTTTGACAACGACGACGCGGTGGACTGGCTGGCGGATCTGGCGGGGTCCAAGGATCCCAATGCGCTGGATGCGGCGCTGAGCGGCGCGGCGGCCGAGTCGGTGGAGGCGCCCGCGGCCTCCGTGGCGCTCGCCGCGGCGGAGGTGGTGGCCGCCCTCAACAACCATCCCGCCGCCGATCTGCCGGGTGAGATCGAGGACTGGATCGCCGGCGCGAGCCCGCTGCCGTCGCCGGAGCTCACCGGCCGCGCGCACGCCGCGGTGGAGCGCGTCCGCACGGATTCGGAGCTGCGGGAACTGTGGGAGGAGACGGATCCCACCGAGTGGTTCGCGCACGTCAACGATCTTCTGCGCCGCCTGGCCTGA
- a CDS encoding thiol-disulfide oxidoreductase DCC family protein: MSIPVVHFNFGGVQSAAAGQGRPYTVVYDGACKVCGRLVKLLTAWDKKRQLELIPFQNTTVLDRFPWIPSSAYADAMQLVGPGGQTWQGGDAVEKLLEILPFGGVFGWAFSVPGFGGLFARFYKWFARNRYRFGCGEHCQIRPLNLDFGEEA, encoded by the coding sequence ATGAGCATCCCCGTGGTGCACTTCAACTTTGGCGGCGTGCAGAGCGCCGCGGCGGGACAGGGGCGGCCGTACACGGTCGTCTATGACGGCGCCTGCAAAGTGTGCGGGCGTCTGGTGAAGCTGCTGACCGCGTGGGACAAGAAGCGGCAGCTGGAGCTGATTCCCTTTCAGAACACGACGGTACTGGACCGCTTTCCCTGGATTCCGTCCAGCGCCTACGCCGACGCCATGCAGTTGGTGGGGCCGGGCGGGCAGACGTGGCAGGGCGGCGACGCGGTGGAGAAGCTGCTGGAGATCCTCCCCTTCGGCGGCGTATTCGGGTGGGCGTTCAGCGTACCCGGCTTCGGCGGGCTGTTCGCGCGGTTCTACAAGTGGTTCGCGCGCAACCGCTACCGCTTCGGCTGCGGCGAGCACTGCCAGATCCGCCCCCTGAACCTGGACTTCGGCGAAGAAGCCTGA
- a CDS encoding serine/threonine-protein kinase, producing MYGIAGLLNGRVLGGRYRIEAIVGRGGMGAVYRAADERLGRAVAVKVIGIVAHEPREHERLQARFLREARAAAGLHHPNVVSVYDFGADPELGLDYLVMELLRGEDLASRLARSGPPPMHTALSILRQAARGLAAGHRAGLVHRDVKPGNLFMEESDHADEPHVRVLDFGIAQVAGEEGTTQLTEYGRAPFSPAYASPEQMRGDDRIVPASDVFSLGAVGYYLVTGYRPFTSTDPERMCTEAMEAARLLAGRAPGLPRVAADALLTALELDPRARFADCTEFAEALSRVPGSAPTVPRPRAVESTVTVTAPSAPFAAPVVPRARAPLAAAVSVEPDEDQATQMFAPERPRPAYAPAVYAPAQPYAPAGEPPAAPRRPGVMRRFAYALWDFTLTLAVMGLFAGAWVVAGRGVMDEDMRLVVAGIGSAVLLTPMAVHRLTGRRGRLGLGIAGSILATGAAVYYIGLRTDPAVLVGAVFGAQVIASFIMARLTRLRRSVLDGPVEV from the coding sequence ATGTACGGAATCGCGGGGCTGCTGAACGGCCGCGTCCTGGGCGGACGCTACCGGATCGAGGCGATCGTGGGGCGGGGCGGCATGGGCGCGGTGTACCGCGCCGCCGACGAGCGCCTGGGCCGCGCCGTGGCCGTAAAGGTGATCGGCATCGTGGCGCACGAGCCCCGCGAGCACGAGCGCCTGCAGGCCCGCTTTCTTCGCGAGGCGCGCGCCGCCGCCGGGCTTCATCACCCCAACGTGGTGTCGGTCTACGACTTCGGGGCAGACCCGGAGCTGGGGCTGGACTACCTGGTGATGGAACTGCTGCGGGGCGAAGACCTGGCCAGCCGCCTGGCCCGCTCCGGCCCGCCGCCCATGCACACCGCGCTTTCCATCCTGCGGCAGGCCGCGCGCGGGCTGGCCGCCGGCCACCGCGCGGGGCTGGTGCACCGCGACGTCAAGCCGGGCAACCTGTTCATGGAGGAAAGCGACCACGCCGACGAGCCGCACGTCCGCGTGCTGGACTTCGGCATCGCGCAGGTGGCGGGAGAAGAGGGTACGACGCAGTTGACGGAGTACGGCCGCGCGCCGTTCTCCCCCGCGTACGCCTCGCCGGAGCAGATGCGCGGCGACGACCGCATCGTCCCCGCGTCGGACGTGTTCAGCCTGGGGGCGGTGGGCTACTACCTGGTCACGGGCTACCGGCCGTTCACCTCCACCGATCCGGAGCGGATGTGCACGGAGGCGATGGAGGCCGCGCGCCTGCTGGCGGGGCGCGCGCCCGGGCTGCCCCGCGTGGCGGCGGACGCGCTGCTCACCGCGCTGGAGCTGGACCCGCGCGCCCGGTTCGCGGACTGTACCGAGTTCGCCGAGGCGCTGTCGCGGGTGCCCGGCTCCGCGCCGACGGTTCCGCGGCCGCGCGCGGTGGAATCCACCGTGACCGTAACCGCGCCCTCCGCGCCGTTCGCCGCTCCCGTCGTTCCCCGTGCACGCGCGCCGCTGGCCGCCGCCGTTTCCGTGGAGCCGGACGAGGACCAGGCCACGCAGATGTTTGCACCGGAGCGGCCGCGCCCCGCGTACGCACCCGCGGTCTACGCGCCCGCGCAGCCGTACGCGCCCGCCGGGGAGCCGCCGGCCGCGCCGCGCCGCCCGGGGGTGATGCGCCGCTTTGCCTACGCGCTCTGGGACTTCACCCTGACGCTCGCGGTCATGGGCTTGTTCGCCGGAGCGTGGGTGGTGGCGGGGCGCGGGGTGATGGATGAAGACATGCGGCTGGTGGTGGCGGGAATTGGATCCGCCGTGCTGCTGACGCCCATGGCCGTCCACCGGCTGACGGGCCGGCGCGGGCGGCTGGGCCTGGGCATCGCGGGATCGATCCTGGCCACGGGGGCCGCGGTGTACTACATCGGGCTGCGCACCGATCCGGCGGTGCTCGTGGGCGCGGTGTTCGGCGCGCAGGTGATCGCCAGCTTCATCATGGCCCGCCTTACCCGCCTGCGCCGGTCGGTTCTGGACGGGCCCGTGGAGGTCTGA
- a CDS encoding DUF4129 domain-containing protein produces MPIPDSTAVHRAVEAVYRRPEYNPEPPESVWDRLMEPIANAWEWLINRLGISDGLRFTAPYVFLLILALLSIAALAILGFLVWSAVRTTRPDRPGAGSATGGRVRLTRPRSVDEWDDEARRLAAEGRLREASVALYHALLLRLEQRGALRYDPSKTPGDYRREVRGQADAARTLTGFLRRFEPIVFGGRAVDAQSYEALRQAARPEGARG; encoded by the coding sequence ATGCCCATTCCCGACAGCACGGCCGTGCACCGGGCCGTGGAGGCCGTCTACCGCCGCCCGGAATACAATCCCGAGCCGCCCGAGTCCGTATGGGACCGCCTGATGGAGCCCATCGCGAACGCGTGGGAATGGCTGATCAACCGTCTGGGCATCTCCGACGGGCTGCGCTTCACCGCGCCCTACGTCTTCCTCCTCATCCTGGCCCTGCTGTCGATCGCGGCGCTGGCGATCCTGGGCTTCCTGGTGTGGAGCGCGGTGAGAACCACCCGTCCCGACCGGCCGGGCGCCGGCTCCGCCACCGGTGGACGCGTGCGCCTGACCCGCCCGCGCAGCGTGGACGAGTGGGACGACGAAGCGCGCCGCCTGGCCGCGGAGGGCCGCCTGCGCGAAGCTTCTGTAGCGCTGTACCACGCGCTGCTGCTGCGGCTGGAGCAGCGCGGCGCCCTGCGCTACGACCCCAGCAAGACGCCCGGCGACTATCGCCGCGAGGTGCGCGGGCAGGCCGACGCGGCCCGCACCCTCACCGGCTTTCTGCGCCGGTTCGAGCCCATCGTCTTTGGCGGGCGCGCGGTGGATGCGCAGTCGTACGAGGCGCTGCGCCAGGCGGCACGTCCGGAGGGCGCCCGTGGGTAG
- a CDS encoding SDR family oxidoreductase: MQLKDKVALVTGGGEGIGKATALLFAEQGARVAVLGRHRENLDPVVAEIEKAGGTAMSVCADVSDPDEMQAAIREIIGAWNRLDVVFANAGVNGVWAPIEELTPEEWDSTLTINLKGTFLTVKYAVPHLKKNGGSVIVNASINGTRIFSNTGATAYSASKAGQVAFTKMMALELAPSKVRVNVICPGAIESSIDDNTEKRDLDKVQIPVKFPEGNQPLENAPGKARQVAQLVLFLASDVSDHITGTEIWVDGAESLIKG, translated from the coding sequence ATGCAGCTCAAGGACAAGGTGGCGCTGGTCACCGGTGGCGGAGAAGGAATCGGCAAGGCGACGGCGCTGCTGTTCGCGGAGCAGGGCGCGCGGGTGGCCGTCCTGGGCCGCCACCGCGAGAACCTGGACCCGGTCGTGGCGGAAATCGAAAAGGCGGGCGGCACGGCGATGAGCGTCTGCGCGGACGTGTCGGACCCGGACGAGATGCAGGCCGCCATCAGGGAAATCATCGGCGCGTGGAACCGGCTGGACGTCGTCTTTGCCAACGCCGGCGTAAACGGCGTGTGGGCGCCCATCGAGGAGCTGACGCCGGAGGAGTGGGACAGCACGCTGACCATCAACCTCAAGGGCACCTTTCTGACGGTGAAGTACGCGGTGCCGCACCTGAAGAAGAACGGCGGATCGGTGATCGTGAACGCGTCCATCAACGGCACGCGCATCTTCAGCAACACCGGCGCGACGGCATACTCGGCGTCCAAGGCGGGGCAGGTGGCGTTCACCAAGATGATGGCGCTGGAACTGGCGCCGTCCAAGGTGCGTGTGAACGTGATCTGCCCGGGCGCCATCGAGAGCAGCATCGACGACAACACCGAGAAGCGCGACCTGGACAAGGTGCAGATTCCGGTGAAGTTTCCCGAGGGCAACCAGCCGCTGGAGAACGCGCCCGGCAAGGCCCGCCAGGTGGCACAGTTGGTGCTTTTTCTGGCCTCCGACGTGTCCGACCACATCACCGGCACCGAGATCTGGGTGGATGGGGCCGAATCGCTGATCAAGGGGTAA
- a CDS encoding DUF4350 domain-containing protein produces the protein MGSRRDTLLLFALIVLVLLMGFLARSTEGTGAQDFRASSFLTGPAGMGALYQTLRELDLPVHRRTQPYVDADPVGRVTVLIAPEESPSPAEAHAILQAVREGGTLIFALHPAVGGGPLYDSLGVYPHSLREPGRGTPEYSAGREARTEPHPWTQGTAAVKGVRTTFADSSEALARRGATRLLSVGREVAALSWREGRGQVMVWADPVPLTNQHLRTSGAAAIFARAAAQGAGADGRIEFGEWYHGFRGEGSVVRGLRLFLAHHPAGHAALQVMAVLLLLLAVAGRRFGTALPPAPARRRSPLEHVEALAGAYRQAGAQRTARRLLVAGLARRLGRRAPADEAGAAELIGRLSASSPVGRDAAAALQTEWKRGSDADLVSVARGVDRLLDEVRKP, from the coding sequence GTGGGTAGCCGCCGCGACACCCTTCTCCTCTTCGCGCTGATCGTCCTGGTTCTGCTGATGGGCTTTCTGGCGCGCAGCACGGAGGGGACGGGGGCGCAGGACTTTCGCGCCAGCAGCTTTCTGACCGGCCCCGCGGGGATGGGCGCGCTGTACCAGACGCTGCGCGAGCTGGACCTGCCGGTGCACCGGCGCACGCAGCCGTACGTGGACGCCGACCCCGTCGGGCGGGTGACGGTGCTGATCGCCCCGGAGGAATCGCCCTCCCCCGCGGAGGCGCACGCCATTCTGCAGGCGGTGCGCGAGGGCGGAACGCTGATCTTTGCGCTGCACCCCGCGGTGGGAGGCGGGCCGCTGTACGACTCGCTGGGGGTGTATCCGCACTCCCTGCGCGAGCCGGGACGCGGCACGCCGGAGTATTCGGCCGGGCGCGAAGCGCGCACCGAACCGCACCCGTGGACGCAGGGCACCGCCGCCGTAAAGGGAGTGCGCACCACCTTTGCCGACAGCTCGGAGGCGCTGGCCCGGCGCGGCGCCACCCGCCTGCTTTCCGTGGGACGCGAGGTGGCGGCCCTGTCGTGGCGGGAAGGGCGCGGGCAGGTGATGGTGTGGGCGGACCCGGTTCCGCTGACCAACCAGCACCTGCGCACCAGCGGCGCGGCCGCGATCTTTGCGCGGGCCGCGGCGCAGGGCGCGGGAGCGGACGGGCGCATCGAGTTCGGCGAGTGGTACCACGGGTTCCGCGGCGAGGGAAGCGTGGTTCGCGGGCTGCGCCTGTTCCTGGCGCACCACCCGGCCGGGCACGCGGCGCTGCAGGTGATGGCGGTGCTGCTGCTTCTGCTGGCCGTGGCGGGACGGCGCTTCGGCACGGCGCTGCCGCCGGCGCCTGCCCGCCGGCGCTCGCCGCTGGAGCACGTGGAGGCGCTGGCGGGCGCGTACCGGCAGGCGGGGGCGCAGCGCACCGCGCGCCGGCTGCTGGTGGCGGGACTGGCGCGGCGGCTGGGCCGGCGCGCGCCCGCGGACGAGGCCGGCGCGGCGGAGCTGATCGGCCGGCTGTCGGCGTCGAGCCCGGTGGGGCGGGACGCGGCGGCGGCGCTGCAGACGGAATGGAAGCGCGGGAGCGACGCCGACCTGGTGTCCGTGGCCCGTGGCGTTGACAGGCTACTGGACGAGGTCAGGAAACCGTGA
- a CDS encoding OsmC family protein, with product MKITLLSDSRIRLDGGAGPLSVEADSAEMQYSPFHMLASGLATCTHSVLASWALHAKIPAEDLALEVGWSFVEDPHRVGAMDVQILWPSLPAERRAAATRAAGLCTVTRTFENPPTVGVEVAS from the coding sequence GTGAAGATCACATTGCTGTCCGATTCGCGGATTCGCCTGGACGGAGGGGCCGGCCCGCTCTCCGTGGAGGCGGATTCGGCGGAGATGCAGTATTCGCCGTTCCACATGCTGGCCAGCGGCCTGGCCACGTGCACGCATTCCGTGCTGGCCTCGTGGGCGCTGCACGCCAAGATCCCGGCCGAGGACCTGGCGCTGGAAGTCGGCTGGAGCTTCGTGGAGGATCCGCACCGCGTGGGGGCGATGGATGTGCAGATCCTGTGGCCGTCGCTTCCCGCGGAGCGCCGCGCGGCCGCCACCCGCGCCGCCGGGCTGTGCACGGTGACGCGCACGTTCGAGAATCCGCCCACGGTGGGCGTGGAGGTAGCGTCATGA
- the thpR gene encoding RNA 2',3'-cyclic phosphodiesterase, which produces MAESGLERLFIAVALTEAAREAIAAHLRSSLPGGVPGRVPPAANWHLTLRFLGDTSRADRATIRDALAAADLGPAFHVGFGGLGAFPNPRRARVLWMGVDEGADRLRELAAIAESAARAAGFAPEEKRFTPHLTLSRIQPARTVADEVARVPSLGLRMPVRELVIYRSHLGGGPARYEAVEHFPLR; this is translated from the coding sequence ATGGCGGAAAGCGGATTGGAGCGGCTGTTCATCGCCGTGGCGCTCACGGAGGCGGCGCGGGAGGCGATTGCGGCGCACCTGCGGTCGTCGCTGCCGGGCGGCGTGCCCGGACGCGTGCCGCCCGCCGCCAACTGGCACCTGACCCTGCGCTTCCTCGGCGACACCTCGCGCGCGGACCGGGCCACCATCCGCGATGCACTGGCCGCGGCGGACCTCGGCCCCGCGTTCCACGTGGGGTTCGGCGGGCTGGGCGCGTTTCCCAACCCGCGCCGCGCGCGCGTGCTGTGGATGGGCGTGGACGAAGGCGCGGACCGCCTGCGCGAACTCGCCGCCATCGCCGAATCCGCCGCGCGCGCCGCCGGCTTCGCGCCGGAAGAAAAGCGATTCACCCCGCACCTTACGCTCAGCCGCATCCAGCCCGCGCGCACGGTGGCGGATGAGGTCGCGCGCGTGCCTTCCCTCGGCCTGCGGATGCCCGTGCGCGAGCTGGTCATCTACCGAAGCCACCTGGGCGGCGGCCCCGCGCGCTACGAGGCGGTGGAACACTTTCCCCTGCGCTGA
- a CDS encoding pyridoxamine 5'-phosphate oxidase family protein gives MNQPQIRALDRDECEAILSRNHVGRLAFSRQNRVDIEPLHYVFADGWLYGRTSHGAKLQATGDEWWPVAFEVDEVEGIFQWRSVVVHGGFYPMDEHGAEWEQTEWHRGVELLRSLIPDTLTPDDPAPHRQVLFRIAVQEATGREATPG, from the coding sequence ATGAACCAGCCGCAGATCCGTGCGCTCGACCGCGACGAGTGCGAAGCCATCCTGAGCCGCAACCACGTGGGCCGCCTGGCGTTCTCCCGGCAGAACCGCGTGGACATCGAGCCGCTGCACTACGTCTTTGCCGACGGGTGGCTCTACGGCCGCACCTCGCACGGCGCCAAGCTGCAGGCCACCGGCGACGAGTGGTGGCCCGTCGCGTTCGAGGTGGATGAGGTGGAGGGCATCTTTCAATGGCGCAGCGTGGTTGTTCATGGCGGCTTCTATCCCATGGACGAGCACGGCGCCGAGTGGGAGCAGACGGAATGGCACCGCGGCGTGGAGCTGCTACGGTCGCTGATTCCCGACACGCTCACGCCCGACGATCCCGCGCCGCACCGGCAGGTGCTGTTTCGCATCGCCGTGCAGGAAGCGACGGGACGGGAAGCCACGCCCGGCTGA
- a CDS encoding winged helix-turn-helix domain-containing protein — protein MTDLHLSLSAARALLLHAQGLDRRPRRRARKPDVLAAIRRMRALQIDTISVVARSPYMVLWSRLGDYEPRWLDELLQDGALFEYWSHEACFLPIEDYALYRHRMLNVEWAGWRYRPAFMREHGEQAARLLQSVREHGPVRSTDFEREQPAGTWWDWKPEKRMLEGLFTAGELMIARRDGFQRIYDVRERVYPAWDDAHLPPAEEVQRTLALNAVRALGVAKAGWVADYFRMNRTPTRALPARLAAEGALLQARVEGWKEPVYIHPDHADAARAAAEGALKPTLTTLLSPFDPVVWDRARASELFGFDYRLECYTPAPKRVYGYYVLPILRRGALIGRMDAKAHRAEGVFEVRALYLEPGTRFTDAAAADVAGALLACARWHGTPEVRATRARPERAGDQLRAALAAASPSAELAV, from the coding sequence ATGACCGATCTGCACCTTTCCCTTTCCGCCGCCCGCGCGCTTCTGCTGCACGCGCAGGGGCTGGACCGGCGCCCGCGCCGCCGGGCACGCAAGCCGGACGTGCTCGCCGCCATCCGCCGCATGCGCGCGCTGCAGATCGACACCATTTCCGTGGTGGCGCGCAGCCCGTACATGGTGCTCTGGTCGCGGCTGGGCGACTACGAACCGCGCTGGCTGGATGAACTGCTTCAGGACGGGGCACTGTTCGAATACTGGTCACACGAAGCCTGCTTTCTCCCCATTGAAGACTACGCGCTGTACCGCCACCGCATGCTGAACGTGGAGTGGGCCGGATGGCGGTACCGCCCCGCGTTCATGCGGGAGCACGGCGAACAGGCCGCGCGCCTTCTGCAGAGCGTGCGCGAGCACGGGCCCGTCCGCTCCACGGACTTCGAGCGCGAGCAGCCCGCGGGAACGTGGTGGGACTGGAAGCCGGAAAAGCGCATGCTGGAAGGCCTGTTCACCGCCGGCGAACTGATGATTGCCCGGCGGGACGGCTTTCAGCGCATCTACGATGTCCGCGAACGTGTGTATCCCGCGTGGGACGACGCTCATCTTCCGCCAGCGGAGGAGGTGCAGCGCACGCTGGCGCTGAACGCGGTGCGTGCGCTGGGTGTCGCCAAGGCGGGTTGGGTGGCGGACTACTTCCGGATGAACCGCACCCCGACCCGCGCCCTTCCCGCCCGCCTCGCGGCGGAGGGCGCGCTGCTGCAGGCGCGCGTGGAGGGCTGGAAGGAGCCGGTCTACATCCACCCCGACCACGCGGACGCCGCCCGCGCCGCGGCGGAAGGCGCACTGAAGCCGACACTGACAACGCTGCTGTCGCCGTTTGATCCCGTGGTGTGGGACCGGGCACGCGCCAGCGAGCTGTTCGGGTTCGATTACCGGTTGGAGTGCTACACGCCGGCTCCCAAGCGGGTGTACGGCTACTACGTGCTCCCCATTCTCCGCCGCGGCGCGCTGATCGGGCGGATGGACGCCAAGGCGCACCGCGCGGAAGGCGTGTTCGAGGTGCGCGCGCTGTATCTGGAGCCGGGCACGCGCTTTACGGATGCCGCCGCCGCGGATGTCGCGGGCGCGCTGCTGGCCTGCGCGCGCTGGCACGGCACCCCCGAGGTGCGCGCCACCCGCGCCCGCCCCGAGCGCGCCGGCGACCAGCTCCGGGCCGCCCTCGCCGCCGCGTCCCCGTCCGCGGAACTCGCCGTCTGA